In the genome of Quercus robur chromosome 3, dhQueRobu3.1, whole genome shotgun sequence, one region contains:
- the LOC126718082 gene encoding RNA polymerase II C-terminal domain phosphatase-like 3 isoform X2 — protein MVVSGSNSLEWNNCVEIEGEETLGKMGKEENKVEDVEEGEISDTASVEEISEEDFIKQETSSKVSPKPKSEARVWTMQDLYNYQVSRGYASSLYNLAWAQAVQNKPLNDIFVMDVEKDEKLKRSSSTASTTAATTTTLPPPPAVASVVVVEEKVKNDKVVDEVVIDDSGDDMDVEKEDGELEEGEIDLDSETVEKEEEVEMTVEMAVEKAAEVKPEVEEVKLKVIAKEEEEEGEGVSSIESVNVERLEIDSKEKELAKRVDSIREALGSVNVIEAEKSFEEVCSRVRSNLESLQEVFSGLIVPTKDALVQLSFTAIQAVHSVFCAMNISQKEQNKDNFLRLISYANNCDPPLFSSDQIKEIEVMKPSVDSVDALSSGRAGNKEKEILAFDGATNKDSDTSTKNAGHELTSSNKLSSDSAAIGFSVQNNQNVLAESLKQGLSNYKAKGALLPLLDLHKDHDADSLPSPTREAPSSFYVNKGMAVGDGMTKLVLPTTKLAHDTENSKLHLYETDAFKAVSSYQQKFGRSSFFTSDMLPSPTPSADEDDGDGDISGEVSSSSTVGNVRNANLPILGQSIAPSMDSSSMQGLITAASAAPTTSGLNPPIVKASAKSRDPRLRLANSDASALDLNQRPLSMVHNAPKVDSVGTINSRKQKNVEEPSLEGPALKRQRNGLENPGIVRDVKIVSGSGGWLEDAGLVGPQLMNRNLLMENAETDPRKMVNAVNCPSTSANTNVTISGNEQVPVTSTSTTASLPALLKDIVVNPTMLINILKVGAQQMSVDPAKSTTQLPSTNSILGAVPLVNVAASKTLGLLQKPAGTIQVPSQIAPMDDLGKIRMKPRDPRRILHGSALQKSSSSGHEQLKTIVSPISSTQGSKDNMNVLKQEGQADTKSGPSQSVAPPDFARLFTKNLKNIADIISVSPISSTQGSKDNMNVQKQEGQADIKSGPSQSVAPPDFARLFSKNLKNIADTMSVSQASTTVPIISQNMSSEAVAVKSDKVDVKGIASNSEDQQNGMSSAPELGVAAASRSENSWKDVEHLFEGYDEQQKAAIHRERARRIEEQNKMFASRKLCLVLDLDHTLLNSAKFVEVDPVHDEILRKKEEQDREKPWRHLFRFPHMAMWTKLRPGIWNFLEKASKLYELHLYTMGNKLYATEMAKVLDPKGVLFAGRVISRGDDGDPFDGDERVPKSKDLEGVLGMESAVVIIDDSVRVWPHNKLNLIVVERYTYFPCSRRQFGLQGPSLLEIDHDERPEEGTLASSLSVIERIHQDFFSHQSLDEADVRTILAAAQRKILSGCRIVFSRVFPVGEANPHLHPLWQTAEQFGAVCTNQIDEQVTHVVANSLGTDKVNWALSTGRFVVYPGWVEASALLYRRANEREFAIKS, from the exons ATGGTTGTTAGTGGATCTAATAGTTTGGAGTGGAACAATTGTGTGGAAATTGAAGGAGAAGAAACCCTAGGAAAGATGGGGAAAGAAGAGAACAAAGTTGAAGATGTGGAAGAAGGTGAGATTTCCGATACGGCTTCAGTGGAGGAGATCAGTGAAGAGGATTTTATTAAGCAAGAGACTAGTAGTAAGGTATCGCCGAAACCGAAATCGGAAGCTAGGGTTTGGACGATGCAAGATCTGTATAACTATCAAGTTTCGAGGGGATATGCTTCGAGTCTGTACAATTTGGCTTGGGCACAAGCCGTGCAGAATAAGCCACTGAATGATATTTTCGTTATGGATGTTGAGAAGGACGAGAAATTGAAGCGATCGTCGTCTACTGCTTCTACTACTGCTGCTACTACTACTACGCTGCCGCCGCCGCCGGCGGTGGCGTCGGTGGTGGTTGTGGAGGAGAAGGTGAAGAATGACAAGGTGGTTGATGAGGTCGTGATTGATGATAGTGGTGATGATATGGATGTGGAGAAGGAGGATGGGGAGTTGGAGGAAGGTGAGATTGATTTGGATTCGGAAACTGTCGAAAAGGAGGAGGAGGTTGAAATGACAGTTGAAATGGCTGTTGAAAAGGCGGCCGAGGTGAAGCCAGAGGTGGAGGAAGTTAAACTTAAAGTTATAGctaaagaagaggaagaagaaggggaagGGGTTTCGAGTATTGAGAGTGTGAATGTTGAAAGACTAGAGATTGATTCTAAAGAGAAGGAATTGGCGAAGCGGGTGGATTCGATTCGAGAAGCTCTGGGGAGTGTGAATGTGATTGAGGCAGAGAA ATCATTTGAGGAAGTTTGTTCCCGAGTGCGCAGCAATTTGGAGAGCTTGCAGGAAGTGTTTTCAGGACTTATTGTTCCGACAAAGGATGCTCTTGTTCAATTGTCATTCACTGCCATTCAAGCAGTACATTCT GTGTTCTGCGCTATGAACATTAGTCAAAAGGAACAGAACAAAGATAATTTCTTGag GTTAATTTCTTATGCCAACAACTGTGATCCCCCTCTTTTCTCCTCTGACCAGATCAAAGAG ATAGAGGTCATGAAGCCCTCTGTGGATTCTGTTGATGCTTTGTCAAGTGGTAGAGCTGGtaataaagagaaagaaatactGGCCTTTGATGGGGCTACCAATAAAGATTCTGATACTTCAACTAAAAATGCTGGTCATGAATTGACTTCTTCTAATAAGTTATCTTCAGATTCTGCAGCTATTGGATTCTCGGtccaaaataaccaaaatgtGTTAGCTGAAAGCTTGAAACAAGGACTGTCTAACTATAAGGCTAAAGGGGCTCTACTCCCGCTGTTAGACCTTCACAAGGATCATGATGCAGACAGTCTCCCCTCACCCACACGGGAAGCACCATCAAGTTTCTACGTAAACAAAGGAATGGCTGTTGGAGATGGGATGACTAAATTGGTGTTGCCAACAACTAAGTTGGCGCATGACACAGAAAATTCTAAATTGCACCTCTATGAAACTGATGCCTTCAAAGCTGTTTCTAGCTATCAACAAAAGTTTGGTCGGAGTTCCTTCTTTACAAGTGATATGCTCCCTAGCCCAACTCCTTCGGCAGATGAGGATGATGGGGATGGTGACATCAGTGGGGAGGTTTCTAGTTCTTCTACTGTTGGCAATGTAAGAAATGCGAATTTGCCCATTTTGGGGCAATCAATTGCCCCCTCCATGGACAGTTCTAGCATGCAAGGACTAATTACTGCTGCAAGTGCTGCACCTACAACTTCTGGGTTGAATCCTCCCATAGTGAAAGCTTCAGCAAAGAGTAGAGACCCTAGGCTTCGGTTAGCCAATTCTGATGCGAGTGCTTTAGATCTTAACCAACGCCCCTTATCTATGGTGCATAATGCACCTAAAGTAGATTCTGTTGGAACAATAAATTCGAGAAAGCAAAAAAATGTTGAGGAGCCTAGTTTGGAAGGTCCTGCATTAAAAAGGCAAAGGAATGGATTAGAAAATCCTGGAATTGTTAGGGATGTGAAAATTGTGTCTGGAAGCGGTGGCTGGTTGGAGGACGCTGGTTTAGTTGGACCTCAGTTAATGAACAGGAACCTGTTGATGGAGAATGCAGAAACTGATCCCAGAAAAATGGTTAATGCTGTAAATTGTCCTAGTACTAGTGCTAACACCAACGTGACAATTAGTGGAAATGAGCAGGTGCCAGTGACAAGTACCAGCACCACAGCTTCTTTGCCTGCATTATTGAAAGATATAGTTGTGAATCCAACTATGCTGATAAATATACTTAAAGTGGGAGCCCAGCAAATGTCTGTTGATCCTGCTAAAAGTACAACTCAACTTCCAAGCACAAACTCAATTCTTGGAGCGGTTCCCTTGGTGAATGTTGCTGCATCAAAGACCTTAGGGCTCTTGCAGAAACCAGCTGGAACAATTCAAGTTCCTTCACAAATAGCTCCCATG GATGACTTGGGAAAAATTCGCATGAAACCACGTGATCCTCGCCGGATTCTCCATGGCAGTGCACTTCAGAAGAGTTCAAGCTCGGGACATGAGCAGCTCAAAACTATTGTATCCCCTATATCAAGCACCCAGGGAAGTAAGGACAATATGAATGTTCTAAAGCAAGAGGGTCAGGCAGATACAAAGTCAGGGCCTTCTCAATCTGTTGCACCACCTGACTTTGCTCGGCTTTTCACCAAGAATCTGAAAAATATTGCTGATATTATATCTGTTTCCCCTATATCAAGCACGCAGGGAAGTAAGGACAATATGAATGTTCAAAAGCAAGAGGGTCAGGCAGATATAAAGTCAGGGCCTTCTCAATCAGTTGCACCACCTGACTTTGCTCGTCTTTTCTCCAAGAATCTGAAAAATATTGCTGATACTATGTCTGTTTCCCAAGCATCGACAACTGTACCAATAATTTCTCAGAATATGTCTTCTGAAGCAGTAGCAGTAAAGTCAGACAAAGTGGATGTGAAAGGTATAGCTTCGAACTCAGAGGACCAGCAGAATGGGATGAGTTCAGCACCAGAATTAGGTGTAGCAGCTGCTTCTCGTTCAGAAAACTCATGGAAAGATGTTGAACATTTATTTGAAGGATATGATGAGCAGCAAAAGGCTGCTATCCACAGAGAGAGGGCCAGGAGGATAGAAGAACAGAATAAAATGTTTGCTTCCCGCAAGCTCTGCCTCGTCTTGGATCTGGATCACACGCTGCTTAATTCTGCTAAG TTTGTGGAAGTAGATCCGGTTCATGATGAGatattaagaaagaaagaggaacaAGATCGTGAAAAACCGTGGAGACACCTCTTCCGCTTTCCTCATATGGCAATGTGGACCAAACTACGGCCTggtatttggaattttttggaGAAG GCTAGTAAGCTTTATGAGCTGCATCTATACACTATGGGGAACAAGCTATATGCTACGGAGATGGCAAAAGTGCTTGATCCAAAAGGGGTTCTGTTTGCTGGACGCGTTATCTCTAGGGGTGATGATGGGGATCCTTTTGATGGTGATGAGAGGGTTCCTAAGAGTAAGGATCTGGAAGGGGTTCTAGGTATGGAATCGGCTGTTGTAATTATAGACGATTCTGTGCGGGTTTGGCCACATAACAAACTGAACTTGATAGTTGTAGAAAG GTACACATACTTTCCCTGTAGTAGACGCCAATTTGGGCTTCAAGGTCCTTCTCTACTGGAGATTGACCATGATGAAAGACCAGAAGAAGGAACTTTGGCATCCTCTTTGTCG GTTATTGAGAGAATACATCAAGACTTTTTCTCCCATCAGTCCTTAGATGAAGCTGATGTTAGAACTATACTAGCTGCGGCGCAGCGGAAGATTTTGTCTGGCTGTCGTATTGTATTTAGTAGGGTGTTTCCAGTTGGCGAAGCCAATCCTCACCTACATCCACTTTGGCAGACAGCTGAGCAGTTTGGTGCTGTATGTACCAACCAAATAGATGAACAGGTCACACATGTAGTTGCCAATTCTCTTGGGACTGATAAG GTTAATTGGGCTCTTTCTACAGGAAGATTTGTTGTTTATCCAGGCTG GGTGGAAGCATCAGCTTTGCTTTACCGGAGGGCAAATGAGCGAGAATTTGCCATTAAATCATAA
- the LOC126718082 gene encoding RNA polymerase II C-terminal domain phosphatase-like 3 isoform X3 — translation MVVSGSNSLEWNNCVEIEGEETLGKMGKEENKVEDVEEGEISDTASVEEISEEDFIKQETSSKVSPKPKSEARVWTMQDLYNYQVSRGYASSLYNLAWAQAVQNKPLNDIFVMDVEKDEKLKRSSSTASTTAATTTTLPPPPAVASVVVVEEKVKNDKVVDEVVIDDSGDDMDVEKEDGELEEGEIDLDSETVEKEEEVEMTVEMAVEKAAEVKPEVEEVKLKVIAKEEEEEGEGVSSIESVNVERLEIDSKEKELAKRVDSIREALGSVNVIEAEKSFEEVCSRVRSNLESLQEVFSGLIVPTKDALVQLSFTAIQAVHSVFCAMNISQKEQNKDNFLRLISYANNCDPPLFSSDQIKEIEVMKPSVDSVDALSSGRAGNKEKEILAFDGATNKDSDTSTKNAGHELTSSNKLSSDSAAIGFSVQNNQNVLAESLKQGLSNYKAKGALLPLLDLHKDHDADSLPSPTREAPSSFYVNKGMAVGDGMTKLVLPTTKLAHDTENSKLHLYETDAFKAVSSYQQKFGRSSFFTSDMLPSPTPSADEDDGDGDISGEVSSSSTVGNVRNANLPILGQSIAPSMDSSSMQGLITAASAAPTTSGLNPPIVKASAKSRDPRLRLANSDASALDLNQRPLSMVHNAPKVDSVGTINSRKQKNVEEPSLEGPALKRQRNGLENPGIVRDVKIVSGSGGWLEDAGLVGPQLMNRNLLMENAETDPRKMVNAVNCPSTSANTNVTISGNEQVPVTSTSTTASLPALLKDIVVNPTMLINILKVGAQQMSVDPAKSTTQLPSTNSILGAVPLVNVAASKTLGLLQKPAGTIQVPSQIAPMSQQDDLGKIRMKPRDPRRILHGSALQKSSSSGHEQLKTIVSPISSTQGSKDNMNVLKQEGQADTKSGPSQSVAPPDFARLFSKNLKNIADTMSVSQASTTVPIISQNMSSEAVAVKSDKVDVKGIASNSEDQQNGMSSAPELGVAAASRSENSWKDVEHLFEGYDEQQKAAIHRERARRIEEQNKMFASRKLCLVLDLDHTLLNSAKFVEVDPVHDEILRKKEEQDREKPWRHLFRFPHMAMWTKLRPGIWNFLEKASKLYELHLYTMGNKLYATEMAKVLDPKGVLFAGRVISRGDDGDPFDGDERVPKSKDLEGVLGMESAVVIIDDSVRVWPHNKLNLIVVERYTYFPCSRRQFGLQGPSLLEIDHDERPEEGTLASSLSVIERIHQDFFSHQSLDEADVRTILAAAQRKILSGCRIVFSRVFPVGEANPHLHPLWQTAEQFGAVCTNQIDEQVTHVVANSLGTDKVNWALSTGRFVVYPGWVEASALLYRRANEREFAIKS, via the exons ATGGTTGTTAGTGGATCTAATAGTTTGGAGTGGAACAATTGTGTGGAAATTGAAGGAGAAGAAACCCTAGGAAAGATGGGGAAAGAAGAGAACAAAGTTGAAGATGTGGAAGAAGGTGAGATTTCCGATACGGCTTCAGTGGAGGAGATCAGTGAAGAGGATTTTATTAAGCAAGAGACTAGTAGTAAGGTATCGCCGAAACCGAAATCGGAAGCTAGGGTTTGGACGATGCAAGATCTGTATAACTATCAAGTTTCGAGGGGATATGCTTCGAGTCTGTACAATTTGGCTTGGGCACAAGCCGTGCAGAATAAGCCACTGAATGATATTTTCGTTATGGATGTTGAGAAGGACGAGAAATTGAAGCGATCGTCGTCTACTGCTTCTACTACTGCTGCTACTACTACTACGCTGCCGCCGCCGCCGGCGGTGGCGTCGGTGGTGGTTGTGGAGGAGAAGGTGAAGAATGACAAGGTGGTTGATGAGGTCGTGATTGATGATAGTGGTGATGATATGGATGTGGAGAAGGAGGATGGGGAGTTGGAGGAAGGTGAGATTGATTTGGATTCGGAAACTGTCGAAAAGGAGGAGGAGGTTGAAATGACAGTTGAAATGGCTGTTGAAAAGGCGGCCGAGGTGAAGCCAGAGGTGGAGGAAGTTAAACTTAAAGTTATAGctaaagaagaggaagaagaaggggaagGGGTTTCGAGTATTGAGAGTGTGAATGTTGAAAGACTAGAGATTGATTCTAAAGAGAAGGAATTGGCGAAGCGGGTGGATTCGATTCGAGAAGCTCTGGGGAGTGTGAATGTGATTGAGGCAGAGAA ATCATTTGAGGAAGTTTGTTCCCGAGTGCGCAGCAATTTGGAGAGCTTGCAGGAAGTGTTTTCAGGACTTATTGTTCCGACAAAGGATGCTCTTGTTCAATTGTCATTCACTGCCATTCAAGCAGTACATTCT GTGTTCTGCGCTATGAACATTAGTCAAAAGGAACAGAACAAAGATAATTTCTTGag GTTAATTTCTTATGCCAACAACTGTGATCCCCCTCTTTTCTCCTCTGACCAGATCAAAGAG ATAGAGGTCATGAAGCCCTCTGTGGATTCTGTTGATGCTTTGTCAAGTGGTAGAGCTGGtaataaagagaaagaaatactGGCCTTTGATGGGGCTACCAATAAAGATTCTGATACTTCAACTAAAAATGCTGGTCATGAATTGACTTCTTCTAATAAGTTATCTTCAGATTCTGCAGCTATTGGATTCTCGGtccaaaataaccaaaatgtGTTAGCTGAAAGCTTGAAACAAGGACTGTCTAACTATAAGGCTAAAGGGGCTCTACTCCCGCTGTTAGACCTTCACAAGGATCATGATGCAGACAGTCTCCCCTCACCCACACGGGAAGCACCATCAAGTTTCTACGTAAACAAAGGAATGGCTGTTGGAGATGGGATGACTAAATTGGTGTTGCCAACAACTAAGTTGGCGCATGACACAGAAAATTCTAAATTGCACCTCTATGAAACTGATGCCTTCAAAGCTGTTTCTAGCTATCAACAAAAGTTTGGTCGGAGTTCCTTCTTTACAAGTGATATGCTCCCTAGCCCAACTCCTTCGGCAGATGAGGATGATGGGGATGGTGACATCAGTGGGGAGGTTTCTAGTTCTTCTACTGTTGGCAATGTAAGAAATGCGAATTTGCCCATTTTGGGGCAATCAATTGCCCCCTCCATGGACAGTTCTAGCATGCAAGGACTAATTACTGCTGCAAGTGCTGCACCTACAACTTCTGGGTTGAATCCTCCCATAGTGAAAGCTTCAGCAAAGAGTAGAGACCCTAGGCTTCGGTTAGCCAATTCTGATGCGAGTGCTTTAGATCTTAACCAACGCCCCTTATCTATGGTGCATAATGCACCTAAAGTAGATTCTGTTGGAACAATAAATTCGAGAAAGCAAAAAAATGTTGAGGAGCCTAGTTTGGAAGGTCCTGCATTAAAAAGGCAAAGGAATGGATTAGAAAATCCTGGAATTGTTAGGGATGTGAAAATTGTGTCTGGAAGCGGTGGCTGGTTGGAGGACGCTGGTTTAGTTGGACCTCAGTTAATGAACAGGAACCTGTTGATGGAGAATGCAGAAACTGATCCCAGAAAAATGGTTAATGCTGTAAATTGTCCTAGTACTAGTGCTAACACCAACGTGACAATTAGTGGAAATGAGCAGGTGCCAGTGACAAGTACCAGCACCACAGCTTCTTTGCCTGCATTATTGAAAGATATAGTTGTGAATCCAACTATGCTGATAAATATACTTAAAGTGGGAGCCCAGCAAATGTCTGTTGATCCTGCTAAAAGTACAACTCAACTTCCAAGCACAAACTCAATTCTTGGAGCGGTTCCCTTGGTGAATGTTGCTGCATCAAAGACCTTAGGGCTCTTGCAGAAACCAGCTGGAACAATTCAAGTTCCTTCACAAATAGCTCCCATG AGCCAGCAGGATGACTTGGGAAAAATTCGCATGAAACCACGTGATCCTCGCCGGATTCTCCATGGCAGTGCACTTCAGAAGAGTTCAAGCTCGGGACATGAGCAGCTCAAAACTATTGTATCCCCTATATCAAGCACCCAGGGAAGTAAGGACAATATGAATGTTCTAAAGCAAGAGGGTCAGGCAGATACAAAGTCAGGGCCTTCTCAATCTGTTGCACCAC CTGACTTTGCTCGTCTTTTCTCCAAGAATCTGAAAAATATTGCTGATACTATGTCTGTTTCCCAAGCATCGACAACTGTACCAATAATTTCTCAGAATATGTCTTCTGAAGCAGTAGCAGTAAAGTCAGACAAAGTGGATGTGAAAGGTATAGCTTCGAACTCAGAGGACCAGCAGAATGGGATGAGTTCAGCACCAGAATTAGGTGTAGCAGCTGCTTCTCGTTCAGAAAACTCATGGAAAGATGTTGAACATTTATTTGAAGGATATGATGAGCAGCAAAAGGCTGCTATCCACAGAGAGAGGGCCAGGAGGATAGAAGAACAGAATAAAATGTTTGCTTCCCGCAAGCTCTGCCTCGTCTTGGATCTGGATCACACGCTGCTTAATTCTGCTAAG TTTGTGGAAGTAGATCCGGTTCATGATGAGatattaagaaagaaagaggaacaAGATCGTGAAAAACCGTGGAGACACCTCTTCCGCTTTCCTCATATGGCAATGTGGACCAAACTACGGCCTggtatttggaattttttggaGAAG GCTAGTAAGCTTTATGAGCTGCATCTATACACTATGGGGAACAAGCTATATGCTACGGAGATGGCAAAAGTGCTTGATCCAAAAGGGGTTCTGTTTGCTGGACGCGTTATCTCTAGGGGTGATGATGGGGATCCTTTTGATGGTGATGAGAGGGTTCCTAAGAGTAAGGATCTGGAAGGGGTTCTAGGTATGGAATCGGCTGTTGTAATTATAGACGATTCTGTGCGGGTTTGGCCACATAACAAACTGAACTTGATAGTTGTAGAAAG GTACACATACTTTCCCTGTAGTAGACGCCAATTTGGGCTTCAAGGTCCTTCTCTACTGGAGATTGACCATGATGAAAGACCAGAAGAAGGAACTTTGGCATCCTCTTTGTCG GTTATTGAGAGAATACATCAAGACTTTTTCTCCCATCAGTCCTTAGATGAAGCTGATGTTAGAACTATACTAGCTGCGGCGCAGCGGAAGATTTTGTCTGGCTGTCGTATTGTATTTAGTAGGGTGTTTCCAGTTGGCGAAGCCAATCCTCACCTACATCCACTTTGGCAGACAGCTGAGCAGTTTGGTGCTGTATGTACCAACCAAATAGATGAACAGGTCACACATGTAGTTGCCAATTCTCTTGGGACTGATAAG GTTAATTGGGCTCTTTCTACAGGAAGATTTGTTGTTTATCCAGGCTG GGTGGAAGCATCAGCTTTGCTTTACCGGAGGGCAAATGAGCGAGAATTTGCCATTAAATCATAA